A window of the Salvelinus fontinalis isolate EN_2023a chromosome 14, ASM2944872v1, whole genome shotgun sequence genome harbors these coding sequences:
- the LOC129810672 gene encoding LOW QUALITY PROTEIN: mesoderm induction early response protein 2-like (The sequence of the model RefSeq protein was modified relative to this genomic sequence to represent the inferred CDS: inserted 1 base in 1 codon), whose amino-acid sequence MGSGDHRRSLVEILRQGYEGPEEESRALVELEKSLAAAXMRMAARPHTGSEMPLEELLALYGYEVSDPLLQQDREPNELSASLPDMTLDKDQIAKDLFSGEDEEESSADDLTPSVTSHASDLLRRHLRAHSLASGDKGTLVSTSEEDSDNDDDTSIPSNDGRKDIMVGSMYQAKIPTLSLYSDQERVYENEDQLLWTPDMLSGQAVEEFLLSAQRWGGQEGTKDTLITGDIIKDNDQVLYELVKCSFNAEEALRRLRFNVKVFSEELCAWSEEECRNFEHGYRVHGKNFHLIQANKVRTRSVGECVEYYYMWKKSDRHEYFTQQTTKLGRKKYSLQSGNMEDGEQDGEQDGEVGEMEGCSQIEPHSPPPVMDLDKQDAELRMEVLELCGAPCPSPSPQREQLFSHLSPLPSLKDLQQEPSLNCPSPVRCPTSPPAQLHPSPRPSGSPTSSPAEPHLLGSGFYQLQLGPFLPDGLSMGPEGGASQRLQVDFSLPSVPQPTPLSAIAPSSSVTSDFGAISSYLCPSALCPPPVQHSRSLTQ is encoded by the exons ATGGGCTCTGGAGATCACAGACGCAGCCTAGTGGAGATCCTGAGGCAGGGCTATGAGGGGCCGGAGGAGGAGTCCAGGGCCCTAGTGGAACTGGAGAAGAGTCTAGCGGCCG CAATGAGGATGGCTGCACGCCCCCACACT GGCAGTGAGATGCCCCTGGAGGAGCTGCTGGCGCTGTATGGCTACGAGGTGTCTGACCCCCTCCTACAGCAGGACAGGGAGCCCAATGAGCTGTCAGCCAGTCTGCCTGACATGACACTGGACAAG GACCAGATAGCTAAGGATCTGTTCTCaggagaagatgaagaggagTCATCAGCTGATGACCTCACTCCCTCTGTCACCTCCCATGCCTCCGACCTCCTCCGCCGCCACCTAAGAG CCCATTCCCTGGCAAGTGGAGACAAAGGCACCTTAGTCAGCACCTCAGAAGAAGATTCAGACAATGATGACGACACCTCTATTCCCTCCAACGATGGACGCAAG GACATCATGGTGGGCTCAATGTACCAAGCCAAAATCCCTACTCTCAGCCTATACTCAGACCAGGAGAGAG TCTATGAGAATGAGGACCAGCTCCTGTGGACCCCAGACATGCTGTCAGGCCAGGCTGTAGAGGAGTTCTTACTGAGTGCCCAGAGATGGGGAGGCCAGGAGGGCACTAAAGACACCCTTATCACTGGGGACATAATCAAAGACAATGATCAG GTTCTGTATGAGCTGGTGAAATGCAGCTTCAATGCAGAGGAGGCACTGAGAAGACTGCGCTTTAATGTGAAAGTATTCAGCG AGGAGCTGTGTGCCTGGAGCGAGGAGGAGTGTCGAAACTTTGAACATGGCTATCGAGTTCATGGGAAGAACTTCCACCTCATTCAGGCCAATAAG GTACGCACACGGTCGGTGGGGGAGTGTGTGGAGTATTACTACATGTGGAAGAAGTCGGACCGCCATGAGTACTTTACCCAGCAGACCACCAAGCTGGGTCGCAAGAAGTACAGTCTGCAGTCAGGGAACAT GGAGGATGGTGAGCAGGATGGAGAGCAGGATGGAGAGgttggggagatggaggggtgcTCCCAGATTGAGCCCCACTCACCCCCACCAGTCATGGACCTGGACAAGCAAG ATGCTGAATTGCGGATGGAGGTTTTGGAGCTGTGTGGTGCTCCTTGTCCCAGCCCAAGTCCACAGAGGGAGCAGCTGTTCAGCCACTTATCTCCACTCCCCTCTCTGAAGGACCTGCAGCAGGAGCCTTCTCTGAACTGTCCTAGCCCGGTCCGCTGTCCCACCTCTCCCCCTGCCCAGCTCCACCCCTCCCCCCGGCCCAGCGGCAGCCCCACATCCTCCCCAGCAGAGCCTCATCTCCTGGGTTCTGGCTTCTACCAGCTGCAGCTGGGGCCCTTCCTTCCAGACGGCCTGTCCATGGGGCCAGAGGGTGGGGCCTCTCAGAGGCTGCAGGTGGACTTCTCCCTGCCCTCCGTCCCCCAGCCCACACCCTTGTCTGCCATTGCCCCATCCTCCTCCGTCACTTCTGACTTTGGGGCCATCAGCAGTTACCTGTGTCCCTCGGCCCTGTGCCCCCCTCCCGTCCAGCACTCCCGCTCTCTCACCCAGTGA